A genome region from Flavobacterium sp. includes the following:
- a CDS encoding M23 family metallopeptidase: protein MPDLGIYKIKVASKDQYGLNKEFKTSVIKNEVISIGAVGKSSGSNIFLSGIANSELTLEAKTFKINPPTDDEKEDVRWMIYDSSGKPYLTSGTDLFIDKKDSQRNYIHKWKEFTMTLPQKAGHYTVEAFSDRQKGGKSGAIFKIEIKQPEITEAWWAWSGGSKKTSSGFSGESNYITALIPHYENQKVRVYFYLNDAKTNHHIDIETNSKGEIFEEVKFDEAFQKAIGLGSKRNVKIGFKLLGIQNSKPYPFKSPANYDANTTLSLTTDKKVLDVYFTYDGVRVNPLTPVPYGAKVKGIVKTLNMVGSEVVLKVRRKNAQHSQLKMKTIVKSEGEASISFVLDKKWRPITPLFGTEDSYYLGMEGVESRLYLENGLNAVVGDFNNIANKKQIINENDPQLIWGAKVSKDFRIKVVQICKELWPNNILEMANGLMAVMNRETAGTFAPHQIEGKKLIPKDQVTKDSFNKYKDGKRLSRAVGLVQFTQSALSQMGEYKGGGFDELHELKLQYANMTQLDQLNKVKKYIESVKTLPKIPEDIYIAVFAPAFVGNDLNETMYELGTTNYNENASLDVDKKKNGIQMRELITEYYSSLHDGEYGRNIWRNPLDKMELRGWYSTWRPEDSNHGVVPTRSSGKHDGLDLYAPVGTPIFACVDGMRVRVGPDVSDSYGKTITIRGFYEGKEYHFFYAHLSEVNLNVGEKVKAGMKIGKSGKTGNAKNLLAKQEHLHFEVRKSNASQGAGIHPLESILELKNVVNLNPDREKQK from the coding sequence ATGCCAGATTTAGGTATTTATAAAATTAAAGTTGCCAGCAAAGACCAATATGGATTAAATAAGGAATTTAAAACTTCGGTAATTAAAAATGAGGTTATAAGTATTGGTGCGGTTGGAAAAAGTTCAGGAAGTAATATATTCTTGTCAGGAATTGCAAACAGTGAGTTGACCTTAGAAGCCAAGACTTTCAAAATAAATCCTCCAACAGATGATGAGAAAGAAGATGTGCGATGGATGATTTATGATTCTAGTGGGAAACCTTATTTAACTTCAGGCACTGATCTATTTATAGATAAAAAAGACTCTCAAAGAAATTATATTCATAAATGGAAAGAATTTACGATGACACTTCCGCAGAAGGCAGGTCATTATACAGTAGAGGCTTTTAGTGATCGTCAAAAAGGGGGTAAATCAGGTGCTATTTTCAAAATAGAGATCAAACAACCAGAAATAACCGAAGCTTGGTGGGCATGGAGTGGAGGAAGTAAAAAAACAAGCTCTGGTTTTTCAGGAGAAAGCAACTATATTACAGCTCTTATTCCACATTATGAGAATCAGAAGGTTAGAGTTTATTTTTATTTGAACGATGCAAAAACAAACCATCATATTGATATAGAAACAAATAGTAAAGGTGAAATTTTTGAAGAAGTTAAATTCGATGAAGCTTTTCAAAAAGCAATAGGATTGGGAAGTAAAAGAAATGTCAAAATTGGTTTTAAACTCTTAGGAATTCAGAACAGTAAACCATACCCATTTAAATCACCAGCTAATTACGATGCTAATACAACTTTGTCTCTTACAACAGATAAAAAAGTACTCGATGTTTACTTTACCTATGATGGAGTTCGTGTAAATCCGCTTACTCCCGTGCCATACGGAGCTAAAGTAAAAGGAATCGTTAAAACCCTAAACATGGTAGGAAGTGAAGTAGTATTAAAAGTTCGTAGAAAAAATGCACAACATTCACAGCTGAAAATGAAAACTATTGTTAAAAGCGAAGGAGAAGCTTCTATTTCATTTGTTTTAGACAAAAAATGGCGTCCAATAACTCCGTTATTTGGCACTGAAGATTCTTATTATTTAGGAATGGAAGGTGTTGAATCTAGACTTTATTTGGAGAATGGGTTGAATGCGGTTGTAGGAGATTTTAATAACATAGCTAATAAAAAACAAATAATTAATGAAAATGATCCACAATTAATCTGGGGAGCGAAAGTGAGTAAAGATTTTAGAATCAAAGTAGTGCAAATTTGTAAAGAACTTTGGCCTAATAATATACTGGAAATGGCAAATGGGCTTATGGCTGTAATGAATAGAGAGACTGCGGGTACGTTTGCTCCACATCAAATAGAAGGTAAAAAGTTAATTCCAAAAGATCAAGTTACTAAAGATTCTTTTAATAAATATAAAGATGGAAAAAGACTTTCAAGGGCGGTAGGACTGGTTCAATTTACTCAATCAGCACTTTCTCAGATGGGAGAATATAAAGGAGGAGGATTTGATGAGCTTCATGAATTGAAACTTCAATATGCTAATATGACCCAATTAGATCAATTAAATAAAGTTAAAAAATATATTGAGAGTGTAAAAACCTTACCTAAAATACCTGAAGATATATATATTGCTGTCTTTGCTCCTGCTTTTGTTGGAAATGATTTAAATGAAACTATGTATGAATTAGGAACAACAAATTATAATGAAAATGCAAGCTTGGATGTTGATAAAAAGAAGAATGGGATACAAATGAGAGAATTAATTACAGAATATTATAGTAGTTTACATGACGGTGAGTATGGAAGAAACATATGGCGTAATCCACTTGATAAAATGGAATTAAGAGGATGGTACAGTACTTGGAGACCAGAAGATAGTAATCACGGCGTGGTTCCTACAAGAAGTTCAGGGAAACATGATGGACTTGATTTATACGCTCCTGTCGGAACTCCTATATTTGCTTGTGTCGATGGTATGCGTGTAAGGGTTGGACCTGATGTTTCTGATAGTTATGGTAAAACAATAACAATCCGAGGATTTTATGAAGGAAAGGAATATCATTTCTTTTATGCCCATTTAAGTGAAGTAAATCTGAATGTCGGAGAAAAGGTAAAAGCCGGAATGAAGATTGGTAAAAGTGGAAAAACAGGAAATGCAAAGAATTTATTAGCGAAGCAAGAGCATTTGCATTTTGAAGTAAGAAAATCAAATGCTAGTCAAGGGGCTGGGATACATCCACTTGAATCGATTTTGGAACTGAAAAATGTCGTTAACTTAAATCCAGATAGAGAAAAACAAAAATAA
- a CDS encoding S24/S26 family peptidase translates to MKLNNNSFAKLIGVTSTTIDSITIGRLQADGERKRTKPGFDLLQSIITHCHVNPEYFFGGSDDIFNATSSNNVNLQIPKIITVNEEGDENINFVGVKARAGYLDGYADPEYMESLPSFSMPMLKNGTYRCFEIKGNSMSTTIHDGDYLFGKYVDNFDDILDGRIYVIVSKNDGVVVKRVLNRIREHGKLILKSDNRDGNYPMYSIYAEDILEVWYASMYASRQMPDPINIYEKLHALESKYFELEEALKKKLN, encoded by the coding sequence ATGAAGTTAAATAATAACTCATTTGCCAAACTAATTGGAGTTACAAGCACAACAATAGACAGCATTACAATTGGAAGATTACAAGCTGATGGCGAAAGAAAAAGAACAAAACCAGGTTTTGATCTACTTCAAAGTATTATTACACATTGCCATGTAAATCCTGAATATTTTTTTGGAGGTAGTGATGATATTTTTAATGCAACATCAAGTAATAATGTTAACCTGCAAATACCAAAAATTATAACAGTAAATGAAGAAGGAGATGAAAACATCAATTTTGTTGGGGTAAAAGCCAGAGCAGGTTATTTGGATGGTTATGCAGATCCTGAATATATGGAAAGTCTTCCTTCTTTCAGTATGCCGATGCTTAAAAACGGAACTTACAGATGCTTTGAGATTAAGGGTAATTCGATGTCAACCACAATACATGATGGAGATTATCTTTTTGGAAAATATGTAGATAATTTTGATGACATACTTGACGGAAGAATTTATGTTATTGTCAGTAAAAATGATGGAGTAGTAGTAAAGAGGGTTTTAAATAGAATTAGAGAACACGGAAAATTGATACTAAAATCTGATAATCGAGATGGAAATTATCCGATGTATTCTATTTATGCCGAAGATATCCTGGAAGTTTGGTACGCAAGTATGTATGCATCAAGACAAATGCCGGATCCAATTAATATTTATGAAAAGCTTCATGCTCTTGAAAGTAAATATTTTGAATTAGAAGAAGCTTTAAAAAAGAAGTTGAATTAG
- a CDS encoding DUF6046 domain-containing protein, with protein MKFNFNVNEILETKNVEYSDINYNESESKDFIIDKTGGEFNLRVFAPLIFEPLIKNDLNLPSLRVDAVTVNLSRSKIIKKEGVEGRDSTIKEHITNGDFSISIEGLIANETGDEYPKEKLFLLKQFLNAPYTLRVTHAILNRFGIYELVIDSYSIPSISGTKNIQKFSASATSDETVELIIRDNA; from the coding sequence ATGAAATTCAATTTTAATGTAAACGAAATTTTAGAGACCAAAAACGTCGAGTATAGCGATATAAACTATAATGAATCAGAGTCAAAAGATTTTATTATTGACAAAACCGGAGGCGAATTTAACCTCAGAGTTTTTGCTCCACTGATTTTTGAACCTTTAATAAAGAACGATCTTAATCTTCCAAGTTTAAGAGTCGATGCTGTCACAGTGAATCTAAGCCGTTCTAAAATTATTAAAAAAGAAGGAGTTGAAGGAAGAGACTCGACTATTAAAGAACATATTACAAATGGTGATTTTAGCATTTCTATTGAAGGATTGATTGCTAACGAAACTGGAGATGAATACCCAAAAGAAAAACTTTTCTTGTTGAAACAATTTCTAAATGCCCCATATACTCTAAGAGTAACTCACGCAATTTTGAACCGATTTGGCATTTACGAATTAGTTATCGACTCCTATTCAATTCCTTCAATTTCAGGAACAAAAAATATTCAAAAATTTTCTGCCAGCGCCACATCAGATGAAACTGTCGAACTAATAATTAGAGATAATGCTTAA